Genomic segment of Truepera radiovictrix DSM 17093:
CTCACGCCACGTCACGACCGGCTCATCTCACCCGCCGCCGAAGCCGGTAGATTAGGCGCTATGACACTGCGCGCGCGCCTCAGCCTCTTGGTCACGCTGGCGCTGCTGCTGGGCCTCTTTTTGTCGGGTACGCTCGCCTACGTGCTCTTCGTGCAGCAGCAGCAGGCGCAGCTCAGCGAGCTGCTCTTGCGCGACCTCGAGCGGGTGCAGCTCCTCGTGGGGCAGGGCTTCTCCGCCGTCGGCGCCCGCCTCGTCGAGGACCGCGGCGCGTTTACCCTGCAGTTCGTCGGCCCCGAGAACCAGGTCGTGCTGGGCGGGGGGGAGGCGCTCCCCGCGGCCGACTGGCCGGTAACGGTCGTGCGCGACGAGCGCATCTACCTCGCCGCTTCGACCCCCTGGATTCTGGGGGCGCAGGAAGCGGGTACCATCCGCCTCGCGCTCGACATCACCGACGCGGTGGCCTCGCGGCGCAACCTCCTGCGCAGCTTGTTGGTGAGCGGCGCGGTGATCGCCCTGGTCGCGACGGTGCTCAACCTCGCCCTGCTTAACCGCGCGCTCGCGCCGCTCGCGCGCCTCGCGGCGGCGGCGCGGCGCGTCGACCCCGCTTCACCCGCCCCCATCCCCTACCGCGGCCCTCACGACGAGGTCGCCAACGTGGCCCAAGCGCTTAACCGCGCGCTCCGCGGCATCCGCAAGCGGCAGCAGGCCGAGCGGGCGTCCTTGGCCGAAATCGCCCACGAGCTCGCGGCGCCGCTCACGCTCGTCGCGGGGCACCTCGAGTCGCTCGTCGCCGCGCACCCCCAAGACCCGCAGCTCGAGGCGGCGCGCGGCGCGGCCAAAGAGCTGCTCTACACCTCCAAAGACCTCCTGACGCTTTCGCGCGGCGAGCTCGAGCGGCCGCTCGACCTGCAGGTGCTCGACCTCAGCGCCGTGGTGCGGCGCATCGCGCGCGAGTACCCGGGGGTCGCGCTCGGCGCGCTCCCCGCCGCCGAGGTCGCGGGCAGCCCCGAAAGGCTCGCGCAGCTCACCCGCAACCTCGTGCGCAACGCCGTGCAGGCGGCCGGCGCCGAAGGGGTGACGCTGGAGCTCACCGCGGGCGCCGACGAGGTCGTGTTGACGGTCGCCGACCGCGGCCCCGGCGTCCCCCCCGAGGAGCTGCCGCACCTCTTCGAGCGCTTCTACACCCGCCGCAAACAGGGTGGGGTGGGGGTAGGGCTCAGCGTCGCCCAGCAGATCGTGCAGCAGCACGGCGGCCGCATCGCGGTGGCCTCGGAGGTGGGGGTGGGGACGACCTTTACGGTGTCGCTGCCGAGCTTGGGGGCGCAGCTCGAAGGGGGCGATGACCCCACCGAGGATGCGGTCGCGCCAGGCGAACTGGTGACCGACGGCTAGAACCGTCGCTCACCCCGCAGACGCCCCGCGCGGCGGCTGCTAGCGTCGCGTATGGCCTCTACCTCCAAAACGTCCGACGACTACGACGAGCGCTACACCGACCCCGAGCTGCGGCGGCGCCTCAAAGAGGAGCTTCGCGCCTCCGACAAAGGCGGCAAACCCGGCACCTGGTCGGCGCGCAAAAGCCAGCTGCTCGTTCACGAGTACGAAAAGCAGGGTGGCGGTTACAGGGGCGGCAAGGGTGCAGCGGCAAAGTCGCTCGAGCGCTGGACGGACGAGAACTGGACCACGCAAGACGGGGGCGCGACCGCGCGGCAAGAGGGCGGCCCGACCAAGCGCTACTTGCCGCAGCGCGCCTGGGAGCTTCTAAGCGAGGAGGAAAAGCGCGAGGCCGAACGCACGAAAGCGGCGGGCGACCGGCGGGGGGAGCAGTACGTTGCGAACACCCTGGCGGCCAAAGAGGCGAAGCGGAAAGCGGGGGCGGGCCCCTCGAAAAAAGCCCTTTACGAGGAGGCGCGGCGGCGCGGCGTGCGCGGCCGCAGCAAGATGAGTAAAGCCGAGCTCGAGCGCGCCCTAGCGGCTTAGCGCCGGTTTTCGCGCGACAGGAGGGGGACGCGCCGCTCGCGGAGCTGCCCGCACGCGCTCACCTCGAGCTCCCAGACCGCGAGCTCGGGGCGCAGCTCGTAGGCAAACGCCTCGAGCCGCTGCCAGAACTCGCCGTCCCAAGCGTCGCGGTGCGCGATGAGGTGATCCAAAAAGCGTTCGGGTGCCGACCCGCCGAGGGCGTAGGTCAGCACCTCTTTGAGGTCGGCGTCCGTCACGGCGCTACTGCGCGGCGCTCGGCTCCGCGTCCGCGAGGCTGGGCGTCGCCGCCCCCCCCCGGACGGCGGCGACGACGCGTTGGCGCAAGGCGTCGATGAGGTGGGGGTTGTCGAGGAGGTAGCTAGCGGCTTTTTCCTTGCCCTGACCGATGGTAACGCCGTCGTACTTGTAAAAGGAGCCGGACTTTTGGATGAGGTCTAAGTCGGTGGCGATGGTGATGAGGTCGCCGAGCTTGTCGATGCCTTTGCCGAAGAGGATCTCGACCTCGGCTTCTTTAAAGGGCGGGGCCACCTTGTTCTTGGTCACCTTGACCCGCACCTGGTTGCCGACCTTGTCGGCGCCCGACTTGACGTCGCCCTTGCGGCGGACCTCCAAACGGACCGAGGCGTAGAACTTGAGCGCCCGCCCCCCCGGGGTGGTCTCGGGGTTGCCGTACATGACGCCGATCTTTTCGCGGATCTGGTTGATGAAAATGGCGGTGGTGCGGCTTTTGGCGAGCGCGCCGGTGAGCTTGCGCAGGGCTTGGCTCATGAGCCGGGCTTGCAGACCGACGTGGGCGTCGCCCATCTCGCCCTCGATCTCGGCTCTGGGGACCAAAGCGGCGACCGAGTCGACCACCACCACGTCGACCGCGCCGGAGCGGACCAGGAGCTCGGTGATCTCTAGAGCTTGCTCGCCGGTGTCGGGTTGGGAGACGAGGAGTTCGTCGGTGTCGACGCCCAGGGCTTTAGCGTAGGTGGGGTCGAGCGCGTGCTCGGCGTCGACAAAGGCGGCGACGCCGCCGAGGCGCTGGGCTTCGGCGATGACGTGCAAGGAGAGGGTGGTTTTGCCGCCGGACTCGGGGCCGTAGATCTCGATGATGCGGCCTCTGGGGACGCCGCCGACGCCCAGGGCGAGGTCGACGGACATCGAGCCGGTGGGGATAACGCCCTGGTCGAGTAGCGAGCGGTCGTCGCCGAGGCGCATGATGGCGCCCTTGCCGAACTGCTTCTCGATCTGCGACAGCGTGCTCTCCAGGCTCCGCCGCCGTGCGGGGTCGAGGGCGGTGCGCTGAGGGTCGGGTTGCGGGTCTACTTGGGACATAAAGCCTCCTCGATACCGGCCAGTATACCTTAAATTTTGAGGCTCTGGGTCGGATGGCAGACATTCGCGCGTGGCGCCCCTAGGGCGCACTCGGTATGATGGGTGGTCATGAAGAGCGTGGGTGTAAAGAGCACGTTACGGGGCCCTAGGCGGGCGACGCGATGACCGCCGAACCCGCTCAGAGCGACCTCTACGCGGTCGTGGGGGCGCTCCACGACGCGGTATTGGTGTTTTCGGTGGAGGGCGCTCTGGTCTACGCCAACGGTGCGGCGCTCGCGCTGCACGGCGTCAGGGAGCTGAGCGCGCTCGGGGGGGACGCCGAGACCTACGCGCGGCGCTTTCCGGTCTACGTCGGCGGGGCGGAGCAGCCCGCCGCGGCGCACCCCGCGGTCCGCGCGGGGCGCGGCGAGCACCTCTCGGGGGAGACGCTGCAGCTAGGGCGCTCGG
This window contains:
- a CDS encoding sensor histidine kinase encodes the protein MTLRARLSLLVTLALLLGLFLSGTLAYVLFVQQQQAQLSELLLRDLERVQLLVGQGFSAVGARLVEDRGAFTLQFVGPENQVVLGGGEALPAADWPVTVVRDERIYLAASTPWILGAQEAGTIRLALDITDAVASRRNLLRSLLVSGAVIALVATVLNLALLNRALAPLARLAAAARRVDPASPAPIPYRGPHDEVANVAQALNRALRGIRKRQQAERASLAEIAHELAAPLTLVAGHLESLVAAHPQDPQLEAARGAAKELLYTSKDLLTLSRGELERPLDLQVLDLSAVVRRIAREYPGVALGALPAAEVAGSPERLAQLTRNLVRNAVQAAGAEGVTLELTAGADEVVLTVADRGPGVPPEELPHLFERFYTRRKQGGVGVGLSVAQQIVQQHGGRIAVASEVGVGTTFTVSLPSLGAQLEGGDDPTEDAVAPGELVTDG
- a CDS encoding DUF5872 domain-containing protein, whose amino-acid sequence is MASTSKTSDDYDERYTDPELRRRLKEELRASDKGGKPGTWSARKSQLLVHEYEKQGGGYRGGKGAAAKSLERWTDENWTTQDGGATARQEGGPTKRYLPQRAWELLSEEEKREAERTKAAGDRRGEQYVANTLAAKEAKRKAGAGPSKKALYEEARRRGVRGRSKMSKAELERALAA
- the recA gene encoding recombinase RecA, giving the protein MSQVDPQPDPQRTALDPARRRSLESTLSQIEKQFGKGAIMRLGDDRSLLDQGVIPTGSMSVDLALGVGGVPRGRIIEIYGPESGGKTTLSLHVIAEAQRLGGVAAFVDAEHALDPTYAKALGVDTDELLVSQPDTGEQALEITELLVRSGAVDVVVVDSVAALVPRAEIEGEMGDAHVGLQARLMSQALRKLTGALAKSRTTAIFINQIREKIGVMYGNPETTPGGRALKFYASVRLEVRRKGDVKSGADKVGNQVRVKVTKNKVAPPFKEAEVEILFGKGIDKLGDLITIATDLDLIQKSGSFYKYDGVTIGQGKEKAASYLLDNPHLIDALRQRVVAAVRGGAATPSLADAEPSAAQ